In Phycisphaerae bacterium, one DNA window encodes the following:
- a CDS encoding PKD domain-containing protein, translated as MTAFAILPLSGGCTLPGRPAGPGRLLENRDPLFQRSYLLYLPSHYDPQERWPLVIVCHSDGPFENARRQINEWKRLAEKEGFLLAAPDLKRSKGLGAEKPSAEQITAEDEGFLLSALRSIRGAHTIDETRVFLAGTGAGAFPALYVGLRHPDIWRAICVRQPSFDANRLDPCAPFLDPYQPIQVLYCTGDIIGRKKAEACVTWLQDHDLNLTAIEEPGAHRRDPGAVFRFVTEVVRQQPWIRVHVRDDARNDMAISLAARMSFEPKRIRWDFGDGSSSAELTPSHVYSQPGRYTVKLSVWSPGGAQHVRQLEVRIPRIRLGVTQPATS; from the coding sequence ATGACGGCATTCGCAATCTTGCCGCTTTCCGGGGGCTGCACATTGCCCGGCCGCCCAGCCGGTCCCGGGCGACTGCTTGAAAACCGCGACCCATTGTTCCAGCGATCGTATCTGCTCTATTTGCCGAGCCACTACGACCCGCAGGAGCGATGGCCGTTGGTGATCGTCTGCCACAGTGACGGCCCGTTCGAGAATGCCCGTCGGCAAATCAACGAATGGAAACGACTGGCGGAGAAAGAGGGATTCCTTCTGGCTGCTCCCGATCTCAAGCGGAGCAAGGGCCTCGGCGCCGAAAAGCCTTCGGCAGAGCAGATCACTGCGGAGGACGAAGGATTCCTCCTTTCGGCGCTCCGAAGCATTCGTGGGGCCCACACCATCGACGAAACGCGCGTCTTCCTCGCCGGCACCGGAGCGGGGGCATTCCCTGCCCTCTATGTCGGCCTTCGGCATCCCGACATCTGGCGTGCGATCTGTGTGCGACAACCCTCCTTCGACGCGAATCGGCTCGATCCATGCGCGCCATTCCTGGACCCCTACCAACCCATCCAAGTCCTGTATTGCACCGGCGACATCATCGGCAGGAAGAAGGCCGAAGCCTGTGTCACTTGGCTGCAAGACCATGATTTGAACCTGACGGCCATCGAAGAGCCGGGGGCCCATCGCCGCGATCCCGGAGCCGTGTTCCGTTTCGTCACCGAGGTCGTCCGGCAACAGCCGTGGATTCGCGTCCATGTCCGCGACGACGCAAGAAACGACATGGCGATCAGCCTGGCGGCCAGAATGTCCTTTGAGCCCAAAAGGATCAGATGGGATTTCGGCGACGGCAGCAGCTCGGCCGAGTTGACACCATCCCACGTCTACAGCCAACCGGGGCGGTATACCGTCAAATTGTCGGTCTGGTCGCCCGGCGGTGCGCAACACGTTCGTCAACTCGAGGTGCGAATCCCTCGAATTCGCCTTGGAGTCACGCAACCTGCCACATCTTGA
- a CDS encoding small basic protein has protein sequence MSLDPSLKVAGGLSRHRNVLTRDERLAKLREAERWEKGKSVFGLPKVANRSIKVGKKAKKKEEAAPGTTEASAKSS, from the coding sequence ATGTCGCTTGATCCATCATTGAAGGTTGCCGGCGGTCTAAGCCGCCATCGTAATGTCCTGACCCGCGACGAGCGCCTTGCAAAGCTCAGAGAAGCCGAGCGATGGGAGAAAGGCAAGAGCGTTTTCGGCCTGCCGAAGGTAGCCAATCGGAGTATCAAGGTCGGTAAGAAGGCCAAGAAGAAGGAAGAGGCTGCCCCAGGGACGACCGAGGCCTCCGCCAAGTCGTCCTGA
- a CDS encoding Do family serine endopeptidase — MAESNNKWLHFLLVMVVLVLVGMYFHEQIIGSVAYAVEKGVREADKEHLAKVEAISQAFRLVAKQVKPTVVHITTTAKPPERRGRRPQIDPKQIPEPFREFFEEFQDPRLLPQRPREGTGSGVIIDAEAGYIITNNHVVSDVEDGQGRIDVRLPDGRKVKADVVGRDDKTDLALLRINADKLHAITIGDSDAMEVGDWVLAIGSPFGLDQTVTQGIISAKGRSHLLEIPYEDLIQTDAAINPGNSGGPLVNMRGEMIGINTAIATNSLTRGYMGVGFAIPSKTIKEILPSLKEGKEIVRGYLGVRIVSLDAYGPGFGKTFGLDHDDGVLVEDVFEDTPAAKAGLKMDDVILSYDGKPTKEATQLTMMVTKTSPGTKVDLKVWRDGKEIAIPVTIEKQPRDFFTWGGRRTEEGDTEKEDRKSGPAEIAAIGITVEALNEELAKQYGWDEEYDKVKNLLVITEVDPIGEAHAQGMRPGSLIISVQGKEVRTVAALKQALSQEALARGVRLRVRTIAGYRTFFLQVEK, encoded by the coding sequence ATGGCCGAATCCAACAACAAGTGGCTTCATTTCCTGCTCGTGATGGTCGTCCTCGTACTGGTCGGAATGTACTTCCACGAGCAGATCATCGGGAGCGTCGCCTATGCCGTCGAGAAGGGCGTGCGCGAGGCCGACAAGGAGCACCTGGCTAAGGTCGAGGCGATTTCGCAGGCATTCAGGCTCGTGGCCAAGCAGGTGAAGCCGACGGTGGTGCACATCACCACGACTGCCAAGCCGCCGGAACGTCGAGGCCGCAGACCCCAGATTGACCCCAAGCAGATCCCCGAGCCTTTCAGGGAGTTTTTCGAGGAGTTCCAGGATCCGCGTCTCCTGCCCCAGCGCCCGCGCGAGGGCACCGGCAGCGGCGTGATCATCGACGCGGAGGCCGGATACATCATTACCAACAACCATGTCGTCTCTGATGTTGAAGACGGCCAGGGGCGAATCGACGTCCGGTTGCCCGACGGCCGGAAGGTAAAAGCCGACGTGGTCGGCCGTGATGACAAGACTGACCTCGCCCTCCTGCGCATCAATGCGGACAAACTCCACGCCATCACCATTGGGGACAGCGATGCAATGGAAGTCGGCGACTGGGTTCTGGCGATCGGCTCCCCCTTTGGCCTCGATCAGACCGTCACCCAGGGCATCATCTCCGCCAAGGGCCGCTCGCACCTGCTCGAGATTCCCTACGAAGACCTCATCCAGACTGATGCGGCCATCAATCCCGGCAACAGCGGCGGCCCGCTGGTCAACATGCGCGGCGAGATGATCGGCATCAATACCGCCATCGCAACCAACAGTCTCACCCGCGGATACATGGGAGTCGGCTTCGCCATCCCCAGCAAGACGATCAAAGAAATCCTGCCATCCCTCAAGGAAGGCAAGGAAATCGTTCGAGGCTATCTGGGGGTGCGCATCGTCAGCCTTGACGCCTACGGACCGGGATTCGGCAAGACCTTCGGCTTGGATCATGACGACGGCGTGCTTGTCGAGGACGTCTTTGAAGACACCCCCGCGGCCAAGGCGGGCCTGAAAATGGACGACGTGATCCTCTCATACGACGGCAAGCCCACCAAGGAAGCCACGCAGCTCACCATGATGGTCACCAAAACCTCGCCGGGCACCAAGGTCGACCTGAAGGTCTGGCGCGACGGCAAGGAAATCGCCATCCCGGTCACGATCGAGAAGCAGCCACGGGACTTCTTCACCTGGGGCGGCCGACGCACCGAAGAAGGCGATACCGAAAAAGAAGACCGCAAATCTGGTCCCGCCGAGATCGCCGCAATCGGCATCACCGTCGAGGCACTCAACGAGGAGCTTGCCAAGCAATACGGTTGGGACGAGGAATACGACAAGGTCAAGAATCTGTTGGTCATCACCGAGGTTGACCCCATCGGGGAAGCCCATGCTCAGGGAATGCGCCCCGGCAGCCTCATCATCAGCGTTCAAGGCAAAGAGGTGAGAACGGTCGCAGCTCTGAAGCAAGCCCTCAGCCAGGAAGCCTTGGCAAGAGGCGTCCGGCTGCGGGTCAGGACGATTGCCGGCTACCGTACGTTCTTCCTCCAAGTCGAGAAATAA
- the sppA gene encoding signal peptide peptidase SppA, which yields MQRRKRVVGLLVGLALLAIVAAPAVADKKVDSTQADATKTATTKPAKPAIIAVYNLRGELKDGPPTLAVSLDLRTPQSLFKLLERFRKIEKDNEVKAVLLSISDLALGWGQMQELRQAILGLRAAKKDVYCYLEDASPSVYLLATAASRISIVPTGEIALMGMHVEQAYFKGLMDKIGVEADIEHMGEFKGAGEPFTRTGPSEQARQMIEWLVKDLFEQMIETVSQGRDIPFDKVRSLIDQGPFNARQALEAKLVDHAIYADELVDALRDRYGDDARFVQNYGADKRAQLDLSSPFAIFKLLGESASKGKPSAKPAVAVVYLDGMIVTGRTEQSPFGDAGTVGSTSLRHALARAASDKSVKAVVLRVNSPGGSATASDIIWRAASELGKEKPLVVSMGDMAASGGYYVSAGARAIFADRGTITGSIGVLTGKIVTKGLWDWVGITFHETTMGQNADLFNTNRRFDDRQRAIVREHLENIYKEFTDRVMAGRGNKLKKDLSELAGGRVFTGRQAEANGLVDRLGGLQDAVSYAAKLADLSEDEYELRVLPEPKNFMDLFIRSLTGQEEDDEGVDVAVTIDEPWTLKLPFARELLPALKALDPDRAKLVLRSLLRIELLGREHVLLALPCEISIR from the coding sequence ATGCAACGAAGGAAACGGGTTGTCGGACTGCTGGTCGGACTGGCTTTGCTTGCCATTGTGGCCGCCCCGGCGGTCGCTGACAAGAAAGTGGACAGCACTCAAGCGGACGCTACCAAGACGGCAACCACCAAACCGGCCAAGCCGGCAATCATTGCGGTCTATAACCTCCGCGGTGAACTCAAGGATGGTCCCCCCACATTGGCCGTCAGCCTCGACCTGCGGACCCCGCAATCGTTGTTCAAGCTGCTCGAGCGGTTTCGCAAGATCGAGAAGGATAATGAGGTAAAGGCCGTTCTCCTCTCCATATCCGATCTTGCCTTGGGATGGGGCCAGATGCAGGAGCTGCGCCAGGCGATCCTCGGGCTGCGGGCGGCCAAGAAGGATGTGTATTGTTATCTCGAAGATGCCTCGCCCTCAGTCTACCTGCTGGCCACCGCGGCATCACGGATCAGTATCGTGCCCACGGGAGAAATAGCCCTGATGGGCATGCATGTCGAGCAGGCCTACTTCAAGGGGCTCATGGATAAGATCGGCGTTGAAGCCGACATCGAGCACATGGGTGAGTTCAAGGGCGCCGGCGAACCGTTCACCCGAACCGGACCGTCCGAACAGGCCAGGCAGATGATCGAATGGCTGGTCAAGGACCTCTTCGAACAAATGATTGAAACGGTTTCACAAGGACGGGACATTCCGTTTGACAAGGTTCGCTCGCTCATCGACCAGGGACCATTCAACGCCCGGCAGGCCCTTGAAGCCAAACTGGTCGACCACGCCATTTATGCCGATGAGCTTGTGGACGCCTTGCGCGATCGCTACGGCGACGATGCCAGATTCGTCCAGAACTATGGCGCCGACAAGAGGGCACAGCTCGATCTGTCGAGTCCTTTCGCGATCTTCAAGTTGTTGGGAGAAAGCGCGTCCAAAGGCAAACCGTCAGCCAAGCCCGCTGTCGCCGTGGTCTACCTGGACGGCATGATCGTCACCGGCCGGACGGAACAAAGCCCCTTCGGCGACGCCGGGACCGTGGGCAGCACCAGTCTGCGACACGCATTGGCCAGGGCGGCCTCAGACAAGTCCGTCAAGGCGGTCGTTCTCCGCGTCAACTCGCCCGGCGGTTCCGCAACCGCCAGCGATATCATCTGGCGCGCGGCCAGTGAACTCGGAAAGGAAAAGCCCTTGGTGGTCTCGATGGGCGACATGGCGGCGAGCGGCGGTTACTACGTCTCCGCCGGGGCGAGGGCCATTTTCGCTGACCGCGGCACCATCACCGGTTCGATCGGGGTCCTGACCGGCAAGATCGTCACCAAGGGGCTGTGGGATTGGGTCGGCATCACCTTCCACGAGACAACCATGGGCCAGAACGCCGACCTGTTCAACACCAATCGCCGCTTCGACGATCGTCAGCGAGCCATCGTGCGAGAGCATCTCGAGAACATTTACAAGGAGTTCACCGACCGCGTCATGGCCGGTCGTGGCAACAAACTGAAGAAGGATCTTTCCGAACTGGCAGGCGGCCGGGTCTTCACCGGCCGTCAGGCGGAAGCTAACGGCCTGGTCGACCGGCTCGGCGGCCTCCAGGACGCCGTCTCCTACGCCGCCAAACTGGCCGACCTCAGCGAAGATGAATATGAGCTGCGCGTGCTGCCCGAACCCAAGAACTTCATGGATCTGTTCATCCGCAGCCTTACCGGCCAGGAGGAAGACGACGAAGGCGTGGATGTGGCCGTCACGATCGATGAACCATGGACTCTGAAACTCCCATTCGCTCGTGAATTGCTGCCGGCACTCAAGGCCCTCGACCCTGATCGAGCAAAGCTCGTTCTCCGATCGCTCCTGCGCATCGAGCTGCTCGGCCGCGAACACGTTCTGCTGGCCCTGCCGTGCGAGATCTCGATCCGGTAA